One window of Hydractinia symbiolongicarpus strain clone_291-10 chromosome 3, HSymV2.1, whole genome shotgun sequence genomic DNA carries:
- the LOC130635919 gene encoding uncharacterized protein LOC130635919, which translates to MSRIGEEFEENVRLKTLLEEKGIHYPDQLIQPDRQNKFVKYFYKKGCLFWTVMIIFLLIFASMVLVPSVLVPKEISKWVQKGVDVKMKEESFKMSAQRYDDRIQDCHGDNLKMSFPDFDYALFGYNIIFGYPLAVGHDPGLTHPIFTADYSRKKQTADCHYSLPYGYIVSPDVSCVTSFSSKVVQNSNQFSKSLSTSASVSGGGWGVSFSASYQYKEKLSVMSSSESLFIFSEAKCNYYFAMLDEKNPPQLDQSFINTAKSLNTDEDIFDFFDYYGTHYLKYVLFGARFVYEHKMSKSAYKKETSKGQDVSVQASYSGLFSVGASFGMTSKQKQSAQNFQENVQTSTITIGAPPPDNGDATRWASTVKNTPVPVQYKMESIENLFTAKYMRNSGIDYYSIRKKVIKAKQYYCKKLFKDGTVDSCNISTADYIKFEGIGFGYTFYKQISGSSEICIATCIDEPKCVASTFGNSVCSLYEGSPKIHTLSLSSSLSCFIFLNSMKILDQKLRIQYATFSREVSRDPGVGKSNETVCMKSCEDNKVCAAYSFKSGKKCLQFQQSIIKDNSLKYDKDGTITVIQP; encoded by the coding sequence ATGTCTCGAATTGGCGAAGAATTTGAAGAGAACGTGCGTTTAAAAACATTGCTAGAAGAAAAGGGAATTCATTATCCGGATCAACTAATTCAACCTGATCGCCAAAATAAATTTGTAAAGTACTTTTACAAAAAGGGGTGCCTGTTCTGGACTGTCATGATCATTTTCCTTCTGATTTTTGCATCAATGGTACTCGTTCCTTCCGTTCTTGTCCCTAAGGAAATCTCAAAATGGGTTCAAAAAGGTGTAGACGTAAAAATGAAAGAAGAATCTTTTAAAATGTCGGCTCAAAGGTACGATGATCGCATCCAAGATTGCCATGGCGATAACCTAAAAATGTCTTTTCCGGATTTTGACTACGCTTTGTTTGGGTACAATATTATATTTGGTTACCCATTAGCAGTTGGACATGACCCTGGTCTCACACATCCTATTTTTACAGCTGATTATTCAAGGAAGAAACAAACTGCTGATTGTCATTATTCATTACCTTACGGATACATTGTATCTCCTGATGTGTCTTGTGTTACTTCCTTCTCATCAAAAGTTGTACAAAACTCCAATCAATTTTCCAAATCCTTATCAACATCGGCATCAGTGTCTGGTGGAGGTTGGGGGGTAAGTTTTTCTGCTAGTTATCAGTACAAAGAGAAATTATCAGTGATGTCATCTAGCGAATCATTGTTTATTTTCTCTGAAGCTAAATGTAATTACTACTTTGCAATGCTTGACGAGAAAAATCCACCTCAACTGGACCAGTCGTTTATAAACACTGCAAAAAGTTTAAACACCGATGAAgatatttttgatttctttgatTACTATGGCACGCACTACTTGAAGTATGTACTTTTTGGTGCCAGGTTTGTGTACGagcataaaatgtcaaaatctgcttataaaaaagagacGTCAAAAGGACAGGATGTATCGGTACAGGCCAGTTATTCCGGGCTTTTTAGCGTCGGTGCTAGTTTCGGAATGACGTCCAAACAAAAACAATCTGCGCAAAACTTTCAAGAAAACGTCCAAACATCTACCATAACCATTGGAGCACCACCACCAGATAATGGAGATGCAACGAGATGGGCGTCAACTGTTAAAAATACCCCGGTGCCTGTCCAATACAAAATGGAATCCATAGAAAATCTTTTTACAGCGAAGTATATGCGAAACAGTGGGATCGATTATTATAGTATCAGAAAGAAAGttataaaagcaaaacaatattactgtaaaaagctttttaaagatGGCACAGTGGATTCTTGCAACATTTCCACTGCAGATTATATCAAATTTGAAGGTATTGGCTTTGGGTATACCTTCTATAAACAAATTTCGGGTAGTTCTGAAATCTGCATCGCAACATGTATCGACGAGCCTAAATGCGTGGCATCTACTTTCGGCAATTCTGTATGCTCTTTATACGAGGGAAGTCCAAAAATACACACCTTAAGCCTGTCATCTTCATTATCGTGTTTTATATTTCTCAATTCTATGAAGATTCTTGATCAGAAATTAAGAATCCAATACGCCACATTTTCGCGTGAAGTTTCGCGGGATCCAGGTGTGGGAAAAAGTAACGAAACAGTTTGCATGAAATCATGTGAAGACAATAAAGTATGTGCGGCCTACAGTTTTAAATCAGGTAAAAAGTGCTTGCAGTTTCAACAATCAATAATCAAGGATAATTCTTTGAAATATGATAAGGATGGAACAATCACAGTCATACAGCCGTAA